One window from the genome of Salvia splendens isolate huo1 chromosome 9, SspV2, whole genome shotgun sequence encodes:
- the LOC121749373 gene encoding probable transcription factor At1g61730, whose amino-acid sequence MSRNRETMSDSSEEDDEIASEEDSGSELELQQTQSALARPLLPPPSASSSEEEDPSEEYETESNSDSDLMQTPLAAKPAVEIDQVKPVEDSNLRFTLVKISPGTNKATNSSDAADLVTRAKKSETSERKSNLFQRIWSEDDEIVILKGMIDYLATYKTDPTQDIDVFHSFIKEDLQADGSRTQLLDKIRRMRKKFERKIKNGREMTFSKPHEHSVYDLSKMIWGNKEKAIVVRGSSSKKESEEVLEKKRKRVNLNNRGAMTVEERMLMDGGNLFESGQGRKGEKEWKKLRVEELQNYLKHLEVRVAQTKLVLGAMMKRS is encoded by the coding sequence ATGTCAAGAAATCGTGAGACTATGTCCGATTCCAGCGAAGAAGACGATGAAATCGCTTCCGAGGAAGATTCCGGCTCCGAATTGGAACTCCAACAGACTCAATCTGCGTTGGCGAGGCCACTGTTGCCGCCTCCTTCTGCTTCTTCATCGGAGGAAGAAGATCCGTCTGAGGAATATGAAACCGAGTCGAATTCCGATTCCGATTTGATGCAAACGCCACTAGCCGCGAAGCCAGCAGTAGAGATTGATCAAGTGAAGCCGGTGGAAGATAGTAACCTTCGTTTCACGCTGGTGAAAATAAGCCCCGGCACCAACAAGGCCACCAATTCTTCTGATGCTGCTGATTTGGTTACTCGTGCCAAGAAGTCCGAGACATCGGAGAGGAAGTCTAACCTCTTCCAGAGAATCTGGAGCGAGGACGACGAGATTGTCATCTTGAAGGGGATGATCGACTACTTAGCTACGTATAAAACTGATCCAACTCAAGATATAGACGtgtttcattcttttatcaaggAGGACCTGCAGGCTGATGGTAGCCGAACGCAGCTCCTCGATAAAATCAGAAGGATGAGGAAGAAGTTTGAGAGGAAAATCAAGAATGGCAGAGAGATGACCTTCTCCAAGCCCCACGAGCATAGTGTTTATGATCTATCGAAAATGATTTGGGGGAATAAAGAGAAGGCGATTGTGGTGAGGGGATCTTCTAGCAAGAAGGAGAGTGAAGAGGTGctggagaagaagaggaagagggtgAACTTGAATAACCGTGGGGCGATGACCGTGGAGGAGAGGATGTTGATGGATGGTGGAAACTTGTTTGAATCGGGGCAAGGCCGCAAGGGGGAAAAGGAGTGGAAGAAGCTTAGAGTTGAGGAATTGCAGAATTACCTTAAGCATTTGGAGGTAAGAGTAGCTCAAACCAAGCTTGTTTTGGGAGCTATGATGAAGCGTTCTTAG